One stretch of Glycine soja cultivar W05 chromosome 7, ASM419377v2, whole genome shotgun sequence DNA includes these proteins:
- the LOC114419194 gene encoding extra-large guanine nucleotide-binding protein 1-like, with protein sequence MASLVRKLRPSSVPTVTVETEDSLSSYEYSLAVVYNGPPLSYSIPEIPAFKIDQIPIATIASLSHDDVSVPVIQPLGKSLHKRKQNHWVTDSVVLSSLDSCAVDSPPAPDGVDGDMHKSSPDTLEFPDDRDGTFLHTTSDTTESGPGSVTTSLFAPSDEICSFREEEQTPSPTPKHVKRVSAVTFCDPESNYMVETDSDEFGDSQVESVPVMERAVRPGKKGSCYRCLKGNRLTPKEVCIVCSAKYCRSCVVRAMGSMPEGRKCVTCIGYRIYERNRSKLGKCSRMMKLLLSELTVTQVMDDERSCEANQIPPELVCVNLQPLNREQLKLLLNCRNPPKQLKPGSYWYDKASGFWGKDGQPPSQIISPQLDVGGRLHKNASNGNTNVIINDREITQKERLILQLAGVPCEGTPNFWVNADGSYREEGQRNDRGCIWDKRVARLACAILSLPVPSKSVALSCEGETANTDSVHRKILHKFLLVGSVNSGACTIFKQAKLLYNDPFSENELQNIKSVIQSNLFTYLGILLEGRAHFEEESLLENRKRRSVDESTSSGNIGSDDVETTLYSIGSRLKAFSDWLLKYMVSGNLDTIFPAATREYGPMVEGLWKDKAIQATYDRRNELKMLPRSANYFLDRAVEISKTDYEPSDTDILYAEGISLSNSLTSMEFCFPKSNSEDSLFPEYQHESSLRYQLIRVHPKSLGENCKWLEMFEETDVVMFSVALSDYDEYTTDSKGVSTNKMLVAKNLFENIISHRSFHNKKFLLVLTKFDLLEEKIEHIPLAQCEWFSDFQPFISPNQKKGCSNGNNNSSLAQCAFQYIAVKFKRLFLSITGRILFVSLVNGLEPDTIDEALRYGREVMEWEKWDPSIVTDPKSENTSTSIDEQSYLC encoded by the exons ATGGCTTCTCTTGTGAGAAAGTTAAGGCCTTCTTCTGTGCCTACTGTTACTGTGGAAACTGAAGATAGCTTAAGCAGCTATGAGTACTCCCTTGCTGTGGTGTATAATGGCCCTCCTCTCAGTTACTCCATTCCTGAAATCCCTGCTTTCAAAATTGACCAAATCCCAATTGCAACCATTGCTTCTCTCTCTCATGATGACGTCTCAGTCCCAGTTATCCAACCTCTTGGCAAAAGTCTTCACAAAAGGAAGCAGAATCACTGGGTGACAGATTCTGTTGTCCTTTCAAGCTTGGACTCTTGTGCAGTAGATTCACCACCAGCACCAGACGGTGTTGATGGTGATATGCACAAGAGTAGTCCAGACACTTTGGAATTTCCTGATGATAGAGATGGCACTTTTCTTCACACAACTTCTGACACCACAGAATCAGGTCCAGGTTCGGTTACAACCTCTCTATTTGCCCCTTCTGATGAGATTTGTTCCTTCAGAGAGGAAGAGCAAACACCAAGTCCAACTCCAAAGCATGTGAAGCGTGTTTCTGCGGTGACCTTCTGTGATCCTGAGTCAAACTACATGGTGGAGACAGATAGTGATGAGTTTGGTGACTCTCAGGTTGAGAGTGTTCCAGTGATGGAACGTGCTGTGAGGCCTGGGAAGAAGGGTTCTTGCTATAGGTGCCTCAAGGGGAACCGTCTTACGCCAAAGGAGGTTTGCATTGTTTGTAGTGCAAAGTATTGTCGCAGCTGTGTGGTGAGGGCTATGGGGTCCATGCCAGAGGGAAGAAAATGTGTGACTTGCATTGGCTACAGAATTTATGAGAGAAATAGAAGCAAGCTGGGGAAGTGTTCTCGTATGATGAAATTGTTGCTGTCTGAGTTGACTGTGACTCAAGTCATGGATGATGAAAGGTCTTGTGAAGCAAATCAAATACCACCGGAGCTTGTTTGTGTCAACTTGCAACCTCTGAATAGGGAACAGCTTAAATTGCTCCTCAACTGTCGAAACCCACCAAAACAACTGAAGCCAGGATCCTATTGGTATGATAAAGCATCTGGATTTTGGGGAAAG GATGGCCAACCGCCTAGCCAGATAATCAGCCCCCAGCTTGATGTTGGGGGTCGCCTGCACAAAAATGCAAGCAATGGAAACACTAATGTGATTATAAATGATCGCGAGATTACGCAAAAAGAGCGATTGATACTGCAG TTGGCTGGAGTGCCGTGTGAGGGAACACCTAACTTTTGGGTGAATGCTGATGGATCATACAGGGAAGAGGGGCAGAGGAATGATAGGGGCTGTATATGGGATAAG CGTGTAGCAAGGTTGGCTTGTGCAATTTTGTCTTTGCCAGTCCCTTCAAAGTCTGTAGCTCTTTCTTGTGAAGGTGAAACAGCTAACACAGACAGCGTTCATcgaaaaatacttcacaaattTCTCCTTGTTGGTTCTGTCAATTCTGGTGCATGTACTATATTTAAACAG GCCAAGCTTCTGTATAATGATCCTTTCTCTGAAAATGAGCTCCAAAATATCAAGTCGGTGATCCAAAGTAACCTGTTTACCTACCTTGGTATACTGCTGGAGGGACGTGCACATTTCGAAGAAGAGAGTTTGTTGGAGAATAGGAAAAGAAGGTCTGTTGATGAATCTACATCATCAG GGAATATCGGCAGTGATGATGTTGAAACAACACTCTATTCCATTGGCTCACGATTGAAAGCTTTCTCAGATTGGCTACTCAAATACATGGTGTCAGGTAACCTGGATACAATATTTCCAGCTGCTACACGTGAATATGGACCAATGGTGGAGGGTTTGTGGAAGGATAAAGCCATTCAAGCAACATATGATAGGCGAAATGAACTAAAAATGCTACCCAGAAGTGCAAACTATTTTCTGGATCGT GCTGTTGAAATTTCCAAGACTGACTATGAGCCATCTGATACGGACATCTTGTACGCTGAGGGTATATCGTTATCCAACAGCCTCACTTCAATGGAATTTTGTTTTCCCAAGTCAAACAGTGAGGATTCTTTGTTTCCTGAGTATCAACATGAATCTTCTCTCAG ATACCAACTGATCAGAGTACATCCTAAAAGCCTTGGAGAAAACTGCAAGTGGTTGGAGATGTTTGAAGAGACCGATGTTGTAATGTTCTCAGTTGCCTTATCTGACTATGATGAGTACACTACAGACAGTAAAGGAGTTTCTACCAACAAAATGTTGGTAGCTAAgaatctctttgaaaacataatttCTCATCGAAGCTTCCATAACAAAAAATTTCTCCTAGTATTGACTAAATTTGATCTGCTTGAGGAGAAGATTGAACACATTCCTCTAGCACAATGTGAATGGTTTAGCGACTTCCAACCATTTATCAGTCCCAATCAGAAGAAAGGCTGTAGCAATGGCAATAATAACTCTTCATTAGCACAATGTGCTTTTCAATACATTGCTGTCAAGTTTAAGAGATTGTTCCTTTCCATCACTGGCCGAATTCTCTTTGTTTCACTGGTTAATGGATTGGAACCTGATACTATTGATGAAGCTCTCAGATATGGAAGGGAGGTTATGGAGTGGGAAAAATGGGATCCCTCTATTGTAACTGATCCAAAGTCCGAGAATACTTCAACAAGCATTGATGAGCAAAGTTACTTATGTTAA